Sequence from the Papilio machaon chromosome 26, ilPapMach1.1, whole genome shotgun sequence genome:
tataaacattctGATTTTTACTTCAGAGAACATGATCAGAGGTCTTGATGATGATGAGGTAGGTTTCTTGGACCTTGTGGAGAGGACCAAGGCAAAGGCTGCTCAGCAGATATCACTTGAAGAACAGAAGGAAATGCAAGAGTTCAGGTTAGTATTTACAATgcaaaaaaacgaaaaaaaaaaacaatagtctCCTTCTgaacaaaaattacaacttaTCTCTTATCTTCAATCTCTATCGATCTTCTATCAACTTATCTctacaaaaaatgttaatgtttctGATGCATGAAAtggattttaatatgtttttactttaatacacTTAGTATTGGCAATGTAAAccaatattgatattaatatataattcagGGAGCGAGTATCAAATCTAGCAGAGAGTGAGGAACTGATCAGACTGCGCGCTCAGCTCGCACCAACCCGTACACCAGCGACCGCACAGCCTGCTAAGAATAAATTGCAAGGGGTGAGTAAAATGTATAAGATATatacatgataaaaaaaatatattgaatttataaattataagtttGATATGTAACATGTTTTCAGGTTGTTGTAAGGAAGAGGAAAGCAAGTGAAATGGAGGGAGACAAGACAGATAAAGCGGAACCTGAGAAAACATCATCACCACCTAAAAATGGAATTATCAACAAGTATGTGTGAAACAAATAGTTTTGTataccatttaattttactagtgatgcaacggatgtctgtttccgtttccgcaagtgcggaagttccgcatgcttttcaacatccgtttctgcttctgtttccgcaacttttataacggagataaaacggaactttacgacagctgagagatccaaatgcgcggcgcgagacgcgcagtccgtacgcggcctttcggcacttgtcgcatttgtttgtttacgtactttttcgtgaatttaagcgcgtaatattttctgctgctgtttgaaacaatcagtttctcttgctggagtaagcTGTCtagttgtccatataaaatttgacaactggcaaaatgttcctatttcatacttacgagttattaaatgtacttttgaataagtgataaccatgtaatatatcatcatcattattatcatcagctcactatacatccccactgaggggctcggagcctaccccaaattaggggtgactaggccatagtcaaccacgctggcccagagcgggttgacttcacacatatcattaaatttttttctcagatatgtgcaggcagcatcactatgttttccttcaccgtaggaacgtcggataaatgtaaatatctaaatcgaaaaacacattggtacatagcgggattcgcacccaggccctgcagattgcaagtcaagtgcctaataattatatctttttttaatctagatttggtgtttttgatacttaacacattcactgtttactaaataaaaaatgaaacagctgggagccaaaactttttacggtgaatttttatttagtatatctgggagtgtttgaacatatagataaattaataatgtttttgtatttgagcgctagggatcatcattttgagtgctagggatggcaatggtttagttcactaatatgtagatatttgttccacgattGCATTTCTGTTCATATGTtaaaagattttgacaaagtcaagtttttcatgaaattccagaatattgagtaaaacatgtaaggatactaatcaaaaccagcttttatcttctcggttcaagatcttgtaacatttcatacacacccacacatacacacacgtatacacacacacatacaggacatacatatatataaaaatatacatacataacataaagttcagccttagcttcatgtgatacaagatatttgtatgtttgcctccgtacgaacgtggtcactacaacactgtaagaataaaactaatactctttttcgttagttgactatattgccagagtggctacacaaagcaacatggactcgcttcaaacgccagcggcttactggctactacaaagtgaacgggcctctcgctcggatccgagggggaggcgccgctactaatagctctgcccactcggatccgagtggtcagcagtgaatgtattaataaagaaatatatttgtcgtttatcaacacgagtggtttggcgaacattaatttgtaaatagtgtaattttgtttcctgaaaataaattaaaaaaaaacgtattttaacttattgcagcacagtaaaaatacatatattgaaggctaaaggacaccgatatccaatgccttaataaattaaaaacgaatacaaactgttcttaccaaaaaaaaattttgtaaatatgtttttttattattatttacacttctgtttccgcttccgtttccgtttctgctaaaatttatttttgacatgtttccgtttctggttccggtaagacacttccgttgcatcactaaatTTTACTAACTCTACAAATGATCTCTTTGATCCGTTGCATAGATTTATATTCAGCAATTTAATACTCGGTTTTATCAATTTAGTTGGAACCCGTGATTTACGAAGACCTGGACATCAGCTAGATTACTTTATAAGTTTTACAGTGGACGCTGatcaaaatattcttttacagTTCTGTACAACAGAATGGTACATCGGAGACACCCACCATGGCCACGACCGCAGGTGACATGGGGGCACTGCGGTGTGTGGCCATCCTGCCCGGACTGGGACATTATGACACTGACACCTCCACTGATACAGATGACTCCAGTGATTTTGAAACTGTAAGACAATTTGTTATACATTACGAGTTGGTGgcattgaaaatgttttaaaaaatgtttctttttctttttttagtgTGAGAAAAGTGGAGTGAAAAGAGACTTACTGGGAAGGAGACCGGAGAGTCAAGAGAAGAAAGACGAATCCAAGAGTTAAAGGACGATGTTGCGTTACGTGTTTATAAAGCGTTCACATTACAACGGGATATTGTAAACTTACATtagatatgttatatatttgtataagttAAGTTATAAGTAGGTTTTAATTCCATTTGAggtgtattttttaactgaCTCTTATATACTTGCATCaaaacttgtttatttacaaataatgttgGATAAATTGCTAAATTTCTTATATATCTAATCTGcgattatcttttatataacataaaggataatacataatgtatagattaaaaaaatattttgaaaatagttACTAccagttttttttctgtaagttaatgtgaaaaaaaattaaaatcatcaaTATTTAGTGTGAAGTTAAAGTTAAACTTCTTTACagttgttttatgtaaattgttccgacattttacatttgcaagttgttttattgaattttaatatactttaataagtaaatgtgttttattttagttgaataagaatcaaatgttttaacttaattttactctaatttcttttatgtattctTAACAGAGTAGATTAATGTGAAGGTGATTAATGAACAAGCGGCCATTAgaattcgctaaaatagcgaagtgacgttgcccatagacaaaGACATTTGCATTGTGGCCAAAatgcatgaaaaaaaaaaaaaattttttttgggcAATAGAAATCACAGATTATCCTCACCTCTGTGATTTTTGGTTTTAtgagcgtttttttttttttttcatttaatgattgttgtttattttaatgaacactttttcattttaatggcTTTAATGATAAGGTTGTGAAATAAAAGTCATGTATAAGACaatgttaaataatgtatactATCATCAGTGGTATGTCTGTCGGGCAAGGGGTCGTGCACCATCTCCAGGCTGGTGCTGACCAGCGCCGCGTCCTGACCCAACTCCTCGGGCCTCACCTGCCTCAGGTTGGGCTCCAGCGTCACTTCTATCAGAGGGTTCTCAATCTCGGGCTCCGGTAGACTATCGTCGGACTCCTCTGAACTATCTTCTATCTCTATATTGTCTATTTCTGCCTTCTTTTTCGGTCTTGATCTGAAAATAATCAGATTTGACAATAGTATACATACAAAAGATATACAAAGTGGAAGatattccgcgtttcgtctgatgaatgtgGTGCCaaagacctaattttagtttccCTTCCCTTCCCCCCTCTTTGCTgtaaaaggatgggaagaagtggatttgacggaggatggaatttatagaaaatatcCTCTCTCATTGCGTCCCCTCCGCCCGTCGataaaaggtaggcaacgcatttgtgATTGCGGATATCTATGAGTAGCGATTACTTCGCCAATTTGGCGAATTAAGTTGGCCGTTTGCTGGCAACTGGCAACAAGTTGATGAAGACAAGTTACCGTTTGGGATATGGATGTTTGAGATGGTAGGTGCGGTAATGCAGCTTCATGCTGTTGCTCTGAGTGAAGCGCTTCTCGCACTGCGGCTGCGGACACGGGAACGGCTTCTCGCCTGTGTGTGTCtgacatacaaacaaacatacattttacttattactaatattataaatgcgagtgtTTGTATGGAGGTATCTTTAGAACaccttaacggatcttgatgaaatttagcatacaTATAGAAcagagtctgga
This genomic interval carries:
- the LOC106707468 gene encoding PSME3-interacting protein; translated protein: MSSGFISESEILEARRRRQEEWEKVRTEDQPKEAPEEAYDTRPLYHRLEEQRLKKEAEYEEAHKLKNMIRGLDDDEVGFLDLVERTKAKAAQQISLEEQKEMQEFRERVSNLAESEELIRLRAQLAPTRTPATAQPAKNKLQGVVVRKRKASEMEGDKTDKAEPEKTSSPPKNGIINNSVQQNGTSETPTMATTAGDMGALRCVAILPGLGHYDTDTSTDTDDSSDFETCEKSGVKRDLLGRRPESQEKKDESKS